GCCCTGTTTCCGGGCGTCTTCGAGGTGCCCTGGGGCGACATCGCGGCGGCGTCCATGCTCGCGAGCCTGCCGCCGCTGGTGCTGGTGATCGCGCTCCAGCGCTTCCTGCTCCGCGGCCTCCTGGCCGGTGCACTTCGGGAATGAGCCCAAAGGAACTGGTAGACTTCAAGGCATGGTCCGCGCTAGGTTAGCGGGGAGTACCTGATTCCCATGGGCGTACCCACGCTTGAGTAGACGCTCCCGTCGCCCGCACGGCCGCGGCCACCGTCCGCAGCAGCCCGGGCAAGGCCCTCGCCTTCCCATCCCTACTCCGCCGCCTCCGTCCCTGTTCGAGAGCCTCACCGCCATCCAGCCGCGCGAGCGGCTGTGGCTGGAGACGACGCCGGACGAGATCAGCATGCGGGTGATGGACATGATCTGCCCCATCGGCAAGGGGCAGCGTGGGCTCATCGTGGCGCCGCCGCGCACCGGCAAGACCACTCTGCTCCAGCAGATCGCCAAGGCCATCCTGACCAATCACACCGAGGTGCAGGTGATCGTGCTCCTCGTGGACGAGCGGCCCGAGGAGGTCACGGACTTCCGGATGACCCTGGCCAAGACGGGCGCCGAGGTGGTGGCCTCCAGCAATGACAACCCCTACGCGCGCCACATCGAAGTGACCGAGCAGACGCTGGATCGCGCCAAGCGCATGGCCGAGCAAAAGAAGGACGTGCTCATCCTCTTCGACTCGCTGACGCGGATGACGCGGGCCTACAACAATCAGCTCACCTCGCGGGGACGCACGATGTCGGGCGGCATCGACAGCCGCGCCTTCCAGATGCCGCGCGCCTTCTTCGGCGCCGCGCGGGCCATCGAGGAGGGCGGCTCCCTCACCATCATCGGCACCGCGCTGGTGGACACCGGCTCGCGGATGGACCAGATCATCTACGAGGAGTTCAAGGGCACCGGCAACATGGAGCTCTACCTCGAGCGCGAGCTGGCCGACCGGCGGGTGTTCCCGTCCTTCGACATGATCCGCTCGGGCACGCGGCACGAGGAGCTCCTGTTCTCGGCCGACGACTTGAAGAAGATCCACCTGCTGCGCCGCGCGCTGTCGGGCCGCAAGCCGGCCGAGGCGATGGAGATGCTGCTCGACCGCCTGAAGCTCACCCCGAACAACGCCGCTTTCCTGAAGAGCCTCGGCGGCTAGCGGGCCTCAGGCCCCGCCGAGCCGCATCACGCGGTAGGCCTCGGCGGCGTCCAGCTTCTTCTTCCGTCCCTGCTCGCGGGCCCACTCCGTGATCATCTCGGTGGGGTCCCACTCGCCCATCTGCGTCCGGTGCTCGCGCAGCGCCGCGAGCTTCACCGTGAGGGTGGAGGTGATGTCCACCCACGTGTCCGGCTTTTCCGCCCCGTGGATCCACACCGCGTCCACGTGGTGCGGGTCCAGCCCCTCGTCGATCAGCTCGGGGAAGATGAGACGGGTCTCTGCGGACGGGAACACCGCGTCCAGCGCCACGTCGGCGGCGGCGCGGTGGTCGGGGTGGTTGAGATAGACGTTGCCGTAGTACCGCACGGTCGGGTCGCCGCACATCACCACGTTGGGGCGGTAGCGTCGGATGAGCCGCGTGAGCTCGCGGCGCAGTGGGATGGACGGCTCGAGCATCCCGTCCTCGTAGCCGAGGTAGACGGTTTCGGCCACGCCGAGCACGCGGCAGGCCGCGCGCTGCTCCTCCTCGCGGATCTTCACCAGGCGCTCCCGCGTCATGTCCTTGGGCGTCCACTCGTTCGAGCCGGCGCCGCCGCTGGTAATGCACACGGTGGTGATGTGGCTGCCCGCCTTGGCCCACTTCGCCAGCGTGCCGCCGATGGTGAACTCCTGGTCGTCGGGGTGCGCGTGGATGGACATCACGCGCTCGGGCGCCGCGGGCTCGGGCGCGTCCGCGGGAGCCGGACCGGCCCGCTCGGGGATGCCCGGCGTGCCTTCCGCGTCCTGGGTCTGGCTCATGGCGTGGCCGTCAGTGTAACACTGGGGATATGGGCGGCCAGACCGCGCGAGCACAGTGCTGCATCGCCGGGGGCGGCCCCGCCGGCCTCATGCTCGCGCTCCTGCTCGCGCGCGCGGGCGTGTCGGTGATCGTGCTGGAGAAGCATGCGGATTTCCTCCGCGACTTCCGGGGCGACACCATTCATCCCTCGACGCTCGAGCTCATGAGCGAGCTGGGCGTCCTCGACGAGTTCCTCGCCCTGCCGCACGAGGAGTTTCCCACGCTGCGGGCCCGGTTCGGCGCCGAGGTCGTGACACTGGCGGATTTCAGCCACCTGCCGACCCGCTGCAAGTTCATCGCCTTCATGCCGCAGTGGGACTTCCTCGATTTCATTGCCAGCCGGGCGCGGACCTATCCCACCTTTGACCTTCGGATGCGCGCCGAGGTGCTAGGGGTGCGGATGGACAACGGCCGGGTCGTGGGCGTGCAGGCCGTGACTCCCGAGGGGCCGCTGGCGGTGCGAGCCGACCTGGTGGTGGCCGCCGACGGCCGGGACTCGGTGCTGAGACGGGCGGCCCGGCTGTCCGTGACGGAGCTGGGCGCGCCCATGGACGTGCTCTGGTTCCGCCTCTCGCGACGGCCCTCGGACTCCGAGCAGCCCCTGGCCCGCTTCGACAGGGGCCGGATCTTTATCGTGGTCAATCGCGGGGCGCACTGGCAATGCGGCTATGTCATCCCCAAGGGCACGCTGGAGGCGATCCGCGCGCGGGGTCTCGACTGGTTCCGGCAGGAGATCGGTGAGCTGCTGCCCTTCGCCGCCGATCGCGCGGCCGAGATCGGGTCCTGGGACGACGCGAAGCTCCTCACCGTGCGGGTCGATCGGCTGCCGCGCTGGCATCAGCCAGGTATCCTCTGCATCGGCGACGCGGCGCACGCGATGTCGCCGGTGGGCGGGGTGGGCATCAACCTCGCCATCCAGGACGCCGTGGCCGCCGCCAACATCCTGGCCGCGCCGCTGCGCGAGGGGCGTATCAGCGACGCGCTCCTCGAGCGTGTCCAGCGCCGGCGGCAATGGCCCACGCGCGTGACCCAGCGCATCCAGGTTCTGCTCCAGTGGAGCCTGGTCTCGCGCGCGCTCAAGAGCGGTCGGCCCATGCGCCCCCCGCTCCTGGCGCGCGCGCTGCGGCGCATTCCCGCGCTCCGCCGCCTGACGGCGCGGCTCATCGGCCTGGGGATACGCCCCGAGCATCTGCAATGAGCACGCCCTACCACCTCGAGCTCATCGTGCTGTTGCTGGTGGCGGTGCTCGTCCTCATGACGCTGGCCCGCCGGGTGATGATCCCGTACCCGATCTTGCTCGTGCTGGGAGGCCTGGCTCTCAGCCTCGTGCCGAATGTCCCGGTGGTCCGGCTCGATCCCGACCTCGTGTTCCTGGTCTTCCTGCCTCCGGTGCTGTGGGCGGCGGCCTACTTCACGTCGCTGCGCGACTTCCGGGGAAATCTCCGGCCGATCGTGCTGCTGGCAGTGGGCCTGGTCCTCGTCACGACCGTGGCGGTGGCGGGGGCGGCGCGCCTGGTCGTGCCCGGCATGAGCTGGCCCGTGGCCTTCGCCCTCGGCGCCATCGTCTCGCCGCCCGACGCCGTCGCGGCCACCGCGATCGCGCGGCGCCTGCGCATCCCGCACCGGCTCGTGACGATCCTCGAAGGCGAGAGCCTCATCAACGACGCCGCCGCGCTCGTCCTCTACCGCGTGAGCGTGGCGCTCGCCGTGTCGGGGGGAATGATCACGCTCGAGGCGGGGCTGCGCGAGTTCGCCGTGGCCGCCCTGGGCGGCGTGCTCGTGGGACTCGTGGTGGGGCTCGCCACGCGGTGGGCGCTCCGGCTCACCGATGACAGCCTGGGCCAGATCGCGATCACCCTGCTGGCGCCCTACGCGGCGTGGGTGCTGGGGGAACGGGCGCACGTCTCGGCGGTGCTTGCCTGCGTCGTGGGCGGGCTCTACGTGCGCCAGAGCTTCAGCTCGATCGTGCCCCCGGTGACCCGCATCCAGTCGCGCGCGGTGTGGGACCTCCTTCTCTTCATCCTCAATGGGCTGATCTTCATCCTAATCGGGCTTCAGCTGGGGGCCATCCGCGCGGGCGGGCTCATCGAGGACCTCGGCGCGCTCCTCATCCAGGGCACCGTGGTCAGCGTCACCGCGATCGTGGTGCGGCTCGTCTGGGTGCCCCTCGCCACCTTGATTCCCCGCTGGGTCAGCCCGTCCCTGCGGCGCCGCGACCCCATCCCGCCCGCGAGTTACGTCTTCCTCGTGGCGTGGACGGGCATGCGGGGGATCGTTTCGCTCGCCGCCGCGCTGGCCCTGCCGCTGGCCTTCCCCTATCGCGACGAGGTGATCCTGCTCACGTTCGCCGTGATCCTCTCCACGCTGGTCGTGCAGGGACTGAGCCTCACGCCCCTGATCCACTGGCTACGCCTGGGGCACGACGACTCGCTCGAGCTCGAGGAGGCCTTCGCGCGCGAGGCGGCCGCGCGCGCGGCGCTCGGCCGGCTGGAAACGGTGGACGGGAGCCCGGTGGGCCGGGAGGAGATCGAGCGACTGCGCGCGTCCTACACGCAGCGGGTCGAACGTGCGACGCCGATCGTGCTGGGCGAGGGGCATGATGCGGGCGAGCGGGCGGTCCGCCGGCGGGTCCGCCATGACCTGCTGACGGCCGAGCGGCACGCGCTGATCGACCTTCGTGACCGGGGCGTGATCAGCGACGAGGTGCTCCAGCGACTGGAGCACGAGCTCGACGTGGAGGCGATACGGCTGGGGCTCGGTGAGACCCGGCTCGAGGGGGGCCTGGGTCCCACCTAGGCCCGCGCCTAGCCCTCGATCCCGCCGCCGTTGCCCGGGTGGAGAGCCAGGACCTCGATCACCGAGACCACGTTCCCGCGGCTCGTCGGCGTGTAGAACGCCTTGATGTGGTGGGACTGGGTCAGCATCGCGCGCGGAACGTTCACACTCTCCGGCACGATGAGTTGCGTCCCATCCTTCAAGCGCAGGTACTCGCCGTTCGCGCTGGCCCACGCGATCGTGCCTTGCGCCGTCGGGCCGAGCGTCGGCGAGACCTGAGTGCCGATGCGCGGCGGCGCCGCCGAGGCCATGGCTGCGACCATCGCGGCCGATACGAAGCTCATCACCACGACCAGTCCACGGAGTCCTCGTTGGGGATTCATGCTTCATGTGATTGCATGGCGTGGGCCAGCCAGCCCGAGACCCGGTAACCCCTGATGAATGTGGTGTTCTGGGATCCCGTAAGGGCACGCCCCGCGTACTAGGTACCGGGTCGCACCGCTCAGGACGGGGAGACTGGGCCCTGCCGTAGCGCGCGGGCGAGGGGGGCGCGTAGGCGCCCGGGCGTCACGCGTGCGAGAGTGAGCTGCTCGGCCCCGACGAAGCGGCCGAGCGAGGCGAGGGCATCCGCCACTCCCATCAGCGTCTCGTCCACGTCGAGCGGCCCCGGTAGGCCGGCGGGCGGCTGACCGCCGTTCGCCAGCCAGCGCTCGAAGTGGACGTGGCGGACGTCCAGTCGCTTGTCGGCGCGATGCGTCTTGGCGTCGACCCGGCCCACGAGCCGCCCGTGGTGGAGGATCGGCAGCGTGTAGTAGCCGTGCACGCGCTTGGCCTGCGGGGTGTACACCTCGATGCGATAGTCGAAGCCGAACAGCCGGGCGACGCGGCCGCGATACCAGAGGAAGGAATCGAAGGGCGAAAGCAGGGTCGTCCCGGTGGACGCGGCGGCGCGGCGCTCGGCGCGTCGAAGCGCCGGCAGATCGCGCGTGAGGATGAGCCAGCGTCCCCGGTGACCCTCCACCTCGATCTCAGTGACATCACCGCCCTCGATCAGGGCGCGGAGGCCGCTCCGGCGTCCGGCCGCGAAGAAGCGGGGGAAGGTGAGATAGCCGGCGAGATCCTTGTCGGTGGCCGCGCCCATGGCATGGAGCGAGCGCTCGACGTGCCAGCGGCGGAAGTCCTCGACGGATACCGCCTCCGTCGTGACGCCGGGCAGCGCGCGCTCGAGCAGGTCGTAGCGCTTCTGGAAGTGCTGGCGGCCGTGGATGGCGACCACGCCGGTCATCCACAGGTGGTGCAGCGCGTGCTGCACCGGCCTCCACGACCACCAGCCGCCGCGCCCCCGGCGCCGCGCGCCCTGCTCGAACTCGCCGTGGCTCATGGGACCGTTGCTGCGGAGGGTGTCAGTGACCTCCGTGATGAGGCGCGAGTTCCTCTTGAGCCACTTCGACCAGCCGGTGTGGCGACCCTGGTAGTCGAGCATCGCGCGCCGCCACCACGGCAGCGTGGAGACCGGCACGAGGCAGGCGGCGTGCGCCCAGTACTCGAAGAGCAGACGACGGCGATAAATCATGCGATCGAGGCTCGCCCGTTGATAGGGCCCGAAGCGGCTCCACGCGGTGAGGTAGTGCGCGCGCTCGAGCACGTTGATGGAGTCGAGCTGGAGGCCGCCCACGTCCTCGACGAAGCGCGTGAGCCGGCCGGGCGTCAGCCGCTGCGTGCGCGGCCGCGTCAGGTGTTGCCGCTCCAGGAACAGCGCGGCCACCGCGCGTGGCGAGACGACGGCTCGATGAGGCGCGGCCGCGGTGGGCCCGGGGGACGGAGCGGAGTGCGTGGGCATGGCGAGGACACGGTAGCACCGATCTGGCGGTCGAGCGCCGTCTGCTGCTACCATCCGGGCCGACGAGGATCGTCCCGCTCACCCTGGCGCCGAGGAGCCTGCGTATGCGCGTGATGACGAGGCTGGCCCTGCTGAGCATGCTCGTGCTGCTGGCGACGTGGGGCCCCGCGGCCGCGCAGACGCCCATCAAGATCGGCTTCATCTCGCCGCTGTCCGGGGCCATCGCGGCCGCCGGCAAGGACATGTACTCCGGCTGCGAGCTCTACTGGCAGGAGACGGGCTGGCAGATGGCCGGGCGCAAGGTCGAGGTGATCCTCGAGGACAACGAGGGCCAGCCCGCCACCGCCCTGGCCAAGGCGCGCAAGCTGTTGGAGAGCGACAAGGTGCACATGCTGATGGGCGTGATCCTGTCCAACGTCGCCTACGCGCTCGTGCCGTACGTCGAGCAGCAGGGCATTCCCACCATGTACCCCATCAACTCCGCCGACGATCTCACCCAGCGGAAGCGCCCGAAGTGGCTCATCCGAACCGGGTTCTCCGCGGGGGGTAACATGCATCCCTTCGGGGAGTACGCGGCCAAGACCCTCGGCTACAAGAAGATCGTCACCATCGGCCTCGACTACGCCTTCGGGTGGGAGACGGTGGGCGGCTTCCACAAGTCATTCGAGGACAACGGCGGCCAGATCATCCAGAAGATGTGGGTGCCGCTCAACGTCCAGGACTATGCGCCCTATCTCGGCCAGATCCGCAAGGACGCCGACGCCGTGTTCGTCAACGGGTTGGGCCGCTGGACGCTGCTCTTCGCCAAGCAGTACTCGGAGAGCGGGCTGCGCGGCAAGCTTCCCCTCCTCGCCAACGGCACCTACAGCGACGAGCACGTGCTGCCGCAGCTGGGGGATGAGTCCCTCGGCGTGATCAGCGCGCACCACTACTCCGCCGCGCTGGAGACGCCCGCCAATCAGAAGTTCCGCGCCGCCTACGAGAAGGCCTATCAGCGGCTGCCCGGCTTCTACGGGGAGAACTGCTACACCGGCGCGCGCATCCTCGCCGAGGCGGTCAAGGCGGTGGGGGGCAAGGTGGAGGATCGCGCCGCCCTCATGGCCGCACTGCGCGCGGTGAAGGTGGGGGATGCGCCGCGCGGGCCGGTGGAGATGGACCCCTACGGCAACCCCACCCAGAACATCTACATCCGCAAGGTCGAGCGCGTGGGCGGGAAGCTCCAGAACACGGTCATCCACACCTATCCGCGGGTGAGCCAGTTCTGGACGTACAACCCCGAGGAGTTCCTGAAACAGCCCGTGTACTCGCGCGACTTCCCGCCCTGCCGTCACTGCTGAGGGTGTTACACTCCCCCCACCACGGACATCGGAGGAGTCGCCATGAGCGAGACCAAGCAGACCTTCAGTGTCAGCCGGGCCCAGGACGCGGTGTACAAGACGGGGCTGCGGAGCTTCATGGAGTATCGCGACCTCGGCGTCGACGCCGCCACCCAGGGGCAGTTCCGGGCCCACGTGATCCGCATCAAGAAGGAAGCCCATGGCGATCACGCGCTCCACACCACCGGGCTCCACCGGCACCTCTGCGACTTCCAGATGTTCTACGTCCTGAAGGGATGGATCCGGTTCGTCTACGACGGGCAGGGCGAGCACACGTTCCAGGCCGGTGACTGCGTGCTTCAGCCGGCGGGCATCGTGCACAACGAGCTCGATTGCTCGGACGACGTCGAGATCCTTGAGATCTACTCGCCCGCCGTGCACCAGACGGTGGTGATGGATCAGATGCCGGC
The DNA window shown above is from Candidatus Methylomirabilota bacterium and carries:
- the rho gene encoding transcription termination factor Rho, translated to MSRRSRRPHGRGHRPQQPGQGPRLPIPTPPPPSLFESLTAIQPRERLWLETTPDEISMRVMDMICPIGKGQRGLIVAPPRTGKTTLLQQIAKAILTNHTEVQVIVLLVDERPEEVTDFRMTLAKTGAEVVASSNDNPYARHIEVTEQTLDRAKRMAEQKKDVLILFDSLTRMTRAYNNQLTSRGRTMSGGIDSRAFQMPRAFFGAARAIEEGGSLTIIGTALVDTGSRMDQIIYEEFKGTGNMELYLERELADRRVFPSFDMIRSGTRHEELLFSADDLKKIHLLRRALSGRKPAEAMEMLLDRLKLTPNNAAFLKSLGG
- a CDS encoding PIG-L deacetylase family protein produces the protein MSQTQDAEGTPGIPERAGPAPADAPEPAAPERVMSIHAHPDDQEFTIGGTLAKWAKAGSHITTVCITSGGAGSNEWTPKDMTRERLVKIREEEQRAACRVLGVAETVYLGYEDGMLEPSIPLRRELTRLIRRYRPNVVMCGDPTVRYYGNVYLNHPDHRAAADVALDAVFPSAETRLIFPELIDEGLDPHHVDAVWIHGAEKPDTWVDITSTLTVKLAALREHRTQMGEWDPTEMITEWAREQGRKKKLDAAEAYRVMRLGGA
- a CDS encoding FAD-dependent oxidoreductase, giving the protein MGGQTARAQCCIAGGGPAGLMLALLLARAGVSVIVLEKHADFLRDFRGDTIHPSTLELMSELGVLDEFLALPHEEFPTLRARFGAEVVTLADFSHLPTRCKFIAFMPQWDFLDFIASRARTYPTFDLRMRAEVLGVRMDNGRVVGVQAVTPEGPLAVRADLVVAADGRDSVLRRAARLSVTELGAPMDVLWFRLSRRPSDSEQPLARFDRGRIFIVVNRGAHWQCGYVIPKGTLEAIRARGLDWFRQEIGELLPFAADRAAEIGSWDDAKLLTVRVDRLPRWHQPGILCIGDAAHAMSPVGGVGINLAIQDAVAAANILAAPLREGRISDALLERVQRRRQWPTRVTQRIQVLLQWSLVSRALKSGRPMRPPLLARALRRIPALRRLTARLIGLGIRPEHLQ
- a CDS encoding Na+/H+ antiporter gives rise to the protein MSTPYHLELIVLLLVAVLVLMTLARRVMIPYPILLVLGGLALSLVPNVPVVRLDPDLVFLVFLPPVLWAAAYFTSLRDFRGNLRPIVLLAVGLVLVTTVAVAGAARLVVPGMSWPVAFALGAIVSPPDAVAATAIARRLRIPHRLVTILEGESLINDAAALVLYRVSVALAVSGGMITLEAGLREFAVAALGGVLVGLVVGLATRWALRLTDDSLGQIAITLLAPYAAWVLGERAHVSAVLACVVGGLYVRQSFSSIVPPVTRIQSRAVWDLLLFILNGLIFILIGLQLGAIRAGGLIEDLGALLIQGTVVSVTAIVVRLVWVPLATLIPRWVSPSLRRRDPIPPASYVFLVAWTGMRGIVSLAAALALPLAFPYRDEVILLTFAVILSTLVVQGLSLTPLIHWLRLGHDDSLELEEAFAREAAARAALGRLETVDGSPVGREEIERLRASYTQRVERATPIVLGEGHDAGERAVRRRVRHDLLTAERHALIDLRDRGVISDEVLQRLEHELDVEAIRLGLGETRLEGGLGPT
- a CDS encoding crosslink repair DNA glycosylase YcaQ family protein yields the protein MPTHSAPSPGPTAAAPHRAVVSPRAVAALFLERQHLTRPRTQRLTPGRLTRFVEDVGGLQLDSINVLERAHYLTAWSRFGPYQRASLDRMIYRRRLLFEYWAHAACLVPVSTLPWWRRAMLDYQGRHTGWSKWLKRNSRLITEVTDTLRSNGPMSHGEFEQGARRRGRGGWWSWRPVQHALHHLWMTGVVAIHGRQHFQKRYDLLERALPGVTTEAVSVEDFRRWHVERSLHAMGAATDKDLAGYLTFPRFFAAGRRSGLRALIEGGDVTEIEVEGHRGRWLILTRDLPALRRAERRAAASTGTTLLSPFDSFLWYRGRVARLFGFDYRIEVYTPQAKRVHGYYTLPILHHGRLVGRVDAKTHRADKRLDVRHVHFERWLANGGQPPAGLPGPLDVDETLMGVADALASLGRFVGAEQLTLARVTPGRLRAPLARALRQGPVSPS
- a CDS encoding ABC transporter substrate-binding protein, whose translation is MRVMTRLALLSMLVLLATWGPAAAQTPIKIGFISPLSGAIAAAGKDMYSGCELYWQETGWQMAGRKVEVILEDNEGQPATALAKARKLLESDKVHMLMGVILSNVAYALVPYVEQQGIPTMYPINSADDLTQRKRPKWLIRTGFSAGGNMHPFGEYAAKTLGYKKIVTIGLDYAFGWETVGGFHKSFEDNGGQIIQKMWVPLNVQDYAPYLGQIRKDADAVFVNGLGRWTLLFAKQYSESGLRGKLPLLANGTYSDEHVLPQLGDESLGVISAHHYSAALETPANQKFRAAYEKAYQRLPGFYGENCYTGARILAEAVKAVGGKVEDRAALMAALRAVKVGDAPRGPVEMDPYGNPTQNIYIRKVERVGGKLQNTVIHTYPRVSQFWTYNPEEFLKQPVYSRDFPPCRHC
- a CDS encoding cupin domain-containing protein, whose protein sequence is MSETKQTFSVSRAQDAVYKTGLRSFMEYRDLGVDAATQGQFRAHVIRIKKEAHGDHALHTTGLHRHLCDFQMFYVLKGWIRFVYDGQGEHTFQAGDCVLQPAGIVHNELDCSDDVEILEIYSPAVHQTVVMDQMPAQAAAR